TTGCAAGAGCTTGGTCGGAGGTAATTTCGGTAGAAAAAATCACAAATATCAGTTTATTGAATAAGATATTAGTGCTTACTCTTATTTTGTCTACTTTACAAGTACTAATAGGAACACAAGTAAGAGAAGCTATAGATAAAGTTGTGGCTAATCCATTATTTGGATATAACCGAGCCACATGGATAGAGCAGCTTGGTATTTCGTTTTATATTCACCGTTCATTTTCATTGGTACTTTTGGGCTTGCATGTATACCTAATTGGACAGCTCAAAAAGAACATAGAAAGCGAAGGTATTATTTATCGTTTTTTCAAAGCATTGGTGTTGTTGGTGATTATTGAAATCATATCTGGGGCCGTGATGGCTTATTTTGGTGTGCCAGCGTTTGTACAACCTGTACATTTAACACTGGCAATTGTAGCATTAGGAATTCAGTTTGTATTATTGCTATTGCTGAATTCAGAAAAAGTATTCAAAAAGGAAAAGGCGTGATGATACGCCAAGTAACAAATGGTTACAACAAACGAAAACATCTCAATAGGTATTGCTGGCAAAGTTAAAGCATATTATGAGTTATTGAAATTTAGGCTATCGGCTCTAGTAGCATTTTCAGGAGCATTTGGGTACTCGTTGGCTGTAGATAGAATAGATTGGGTCAAACTAACATTGATTAGTCTTGCTGGCTTTTTTATTACTGGTGCTGCCAATATTGTTAACCAAATTATCGAAAAAGACCTAGATAAGTTGATGAAAAGGACTCAAGTTCGTCCTTTACCAACAGGCCGATTGACGGTAAAAGAAGCTGCTGTTTTTTGTGTAGTGTTGCTAATTTTATCAAGTTATATACTGTTCTTTGAATTCAATTACCGTGCAGGCTTTATAGGCGTTGTCTCTTTTTTTCTGTATGGATTTGTGTATACTCCTCTAAAAAGAGTTGGTCCAATCTCTGTATTTGTTGGGGCTTTTCCTGGGGCATTCCCTCCAATGATTGGTTGGATTGCTGCTACCAACCATTTTGGTTTAGAACCAGGTATCCTTTTTGCTATTCAGTTTTTCTGGCAATTTCCACATTTTTGGGCAATTGCTTGGGTAGCCGACGAAGACTACCAGCGAGCAGGGTTTAAGATGTTGCCCAACAATGGTCATAAAGACCTACGAACGGCCATTACTATTATGATATACACTATCTTTTTAGTACCATGTGGCTTTGTGCCGTATATGCTAAATATGACAGGTATCAACTCTGCAATGATAGCGGTATTATGCGGTGTTTTGTTTTTATCTCAAACCTTTTATTTAATGATGAGGCCAACAGATAAGTCAGCCTTGATGATGATGTTTGGTTCGTTTATTTATTTACCGATTGTCCAAATTGCATTTTTGATGGATAAGGTATAGTTTCATTTTGTAATGATTTAGAGCAATAAAGACAAATTTATAACCATGACACAAGAACATTTGAAAGACATAGATTTAAGTGAACAACCAGCCAAAACCTTATCAATGAACCCTAAAAAGTTTATGTTATGGTTAGCGATTGCATCTATAACGATGATGTTTGCAGGCTGGACTTCGGGGTATTTAGTAAGAAAAGCAGAAGGCAATTGGCACGAATTTGAATTACCCAATATATTTTTGTACTCGACTGGAATACTGGTGATTAGTAGTTTCTTTATGCATTTAGCTGTGAGTGCCGCAAAAAAAGATAACTACAATACACTCAAAATAGCAATTTCTATTACTTTTGCATTCGGAATAGCCTTTTTGATGATGCAATGGTTTGGTTTTGCCGACCTTGTCAATAATCAATTACATTTCTCGGGAAGCGATGTTGCTTCATCTTGGATTTATGTATTTGTAGGTATTCACGGGTTACACATTATCTCAGGCCTGATTGTATTGTTATTTTCTCTAGTGTCGTCATTTAGACTAAGTATCAATTCAAAAAACTTAACTAGAATTCAGCTATGTGCTACATATTGGCACTTTTTGGATGGCCTTTGGTTATATCTCTTCTTTTTCTTGTATTTCAATCGTTAAGTTTAACGATCATCAATAATTTTAGTAATTAATATTTAACCAAAAAAGTAAAAAAGATGTCTTCAATTCACGCAGCACCTGCTGTTCCTGAGAAACTGACATGGGCGGGTGGTTCAGAACCTTTGAAAGCTAGCTATGGAAAAATCATGATGTGGTTCTTCTTGCTTTCGGATACTTTCACATTCTCAGCTTTGTTAGTAGCTTATGGAATGATTCGTTTTAGTCAACCTGCATGGGCTGGTGCTCACGAACAGTTCTACTTTGCCACTACTCACTGGCCAATTCCTGATAAAGTATTTGCAGCTTTGCCATTTATGCACGGCGTTGAAGCTCCACTTATTTTTGTTGGTATTATGACCTTTATTTTGATTTTTAGTTCAGTAACAATGGTATTAGCTGTTGAAGCAGGCCACAGAGGTGACCGTGCTGCAGTGGAGAAATGGTTGTTATGGACTATCATCGGTGGTTTTACTTTCTTGGGTTCTCAAGCTTGGGAATGGAGTCACTTTATCCATGGCCCTGAATTATCGTTGGCAGCTAAAGACGCATTAGGCAACCCAATCGATGGTGCTAATTTAACACGTAACCCGTATGGCCCTCCAGCGTTTGCAGATTTATTCTTCTTTATCACTGGTTTCCACGGTACACACGTATTCTCTGGCGTTATCCTAAATATCTTGGTGTTCTTTAACACAGCAACAGGTTTGTATGAGCGTCGTGGACATTACGAAATGGTTGAGAAAGTAGGTCTTTACTGGCACTTTGTTGACTTGGTTTGGGTATTTGTATTTACCTTCTTCTATTTGGTATAATCTATCGAAAATATTTGTCATGGATAATATTATCCATGACATTTCATATTCATAAACGATATAAATTTATTATCATGGCATCACACGGACATTCTCACGGTACTGAGGAAAAAGTAATTCCACCAGCACAAACAGGCCCAATCTGGAAAACATTCTGGATTTTGTTGATTCTAACAGCAATTGAATTTGCTATTGCATTTACTTTGCCAGCAAACGGCTTGCGTGTAGCAATTTATGCTGGTATGACTATTGTTAAGGCATTCTATATTGTAGGAGAATTTATGCACTTGAAGCATGAAGTGAAAACACTTATGTGGATGATCTTACTTCCTGTTGTGTTTGTAGCGTGGTTATTAACTGCGTTAATCTACGAAGGTGGTCACTTATATTATTAATAATTGATTCTCAAAATTGTTGTTGTTGGTATATTCCACAATATAAGCAATTAAAGCATTAAGTATATGCAAAAATTTATCAAAGCTGGAATTCTAATCACTGCATTAGCTGTTCCAGCTTTAATTTTTTTATTCCTGAAGGGTTTTGGTGAAAACCACTACCAGCTTCCCAAAATGGTTCCAGTGATTGATTCAACAACTGGCGAGGTGAAAATGAAAAAAAATCCCGCTCCAAGATGGAATGAACCCGAAATGGATACCGTTTTTCATACTATCCCAAACTGGACTTTGGTCAACGAAAAAGGAACACCTTTTGCTAGCACGAGCCTTAAGGGTAGTATCTATGTTGCTGATTTCTTTTTTACAAGATGTACTTCTATATGCCCGAAAATGTCAACGCAATTGAGTCGTGTCCAAGATGTATTTGCCAAAGACAATGAGGTTAAATTGCTATCATTCTCTGTCGACCCAAGCCACGATACGCCTGAGGTACTGAAACAATATGCTAAAGAATATGGTGCAATCGATGGCAAATGGCATTTCTTGACAGGTACTCGCCAGCAAATTTATCCATTGGCTATCAAAGGCTATTATATTCCAGTAGCTGATGCCTCTGAATACGATAAAGCAATAAAAACTCCCGACGAAACATTTATTCATTCCGAAAAACTTATTTTGGTGGATAAAGAAGGATATATCAGAGGTTTTTATGATGGAACTGATAAAAAAGATGTAGATAGATTGATTCTTGAAATTAGAGTTTTACAGAAGATTTACGAAACAGAAAAATAAGAAAAATGGTTATTATAAAGTAATATCGATTGATTTATATAATCCACTAAAAATATGTCATCATTCTCAATTCAAAAAGATAAAAAGAACGAAAAACTCGTCAATATTTTGTCTATTGCTATTCCTTTGGCAGTAGCACTGTTGATTGGTATTCGCCAAAAAATAGATTTGGGTTCATGGACAAGAGTATTGCCTCATGTTATCGGAATTTTGAATACAACAACTTCTATTACGCTAATTGCGGGTTTTTTGTATGTCAAGAAAAAAGATATAGAAAATCACCGTAAAATGATGATGCTCTCTTTTATTCAAGGGGGGCTGTTTTTGATTCTATATATTTTGTATCATATCTCAAATCCGTCTACACCCTATGGTGGCGATGGTATTTTAAGAC
The DNA window shown above is from Flectobacillus major DSM 103 and carries:
- a CDS encoding COX15/CtaA family protein is translated as MLFRKLGLVTIVTVYLLVLAGGIVRSTGSGMGCPDWPKCFGMWVPPTEVSQLPANYQQIYAEKLHGEVEFNAVKTWIEYANRLLGAFTGIVVFGVFVASFTFRKRDKALIYLSLLAVVLIGANAALGKFVVDSFLKPGVVTAHMLLAILVIFVLLYSIARAWSEVISVEKITNISLLNKILVLTLILSTLQVLIGTQVREAIDKVVANPLFGYNRATWIEQLGISFYIHRSFSLVLLGLHVYLIGQLKKNIESEGIIYRFFKALVLLVIIEIISGAVMAYFGVPAFVQPVHLTLAIVALGIQFVLLLLLNSEKVFKKEKA
- the cyoE gene encoding heme o synthase, translating into MVTTNENISIGIAGKVKAYYELLKFRLSALVAFSGAFGYSLAVDRIDWVKLTLISLAGFFITGAANIVNQIIEKDLDKLMKRTQVRPLPTGRLTVKEAAVFCVVLLILSSYILFFEFNYRAGFIGVVSFFLYGFVYTPLKRVGPISVFVGAFPGAFPPMIGWIAATNHFGLEPGILFAIQFFWQFPHFWAIAWVADEDYQRAGFKMLPNNGHKDLRTAITIMIYTIFLVPCGFVPYMLNMTGINSAMIAVLCGVLFLSQTFYLMMRPTDKSALMMMFGSFIYLPIVQIAFLMDKV
- a CDS encoding cytochrome c oxidase subunit 3 translates to MTQEHLKDIDLSEQPAKTLSMNPKKFMLWLAIASITMMFAGWTSGYLVRKAEGNWHEFELPNIFLYSTGILVISSFFMHLAVSAAKKDNYNTLKIAISITFAFGIAFLMMQWFGFADLVNNQLHFSGSDVASSWIYVFVGIHGLHIISGLIVLLFSLVSSFRLSINSKNLTRIQLCATYWHFLDGLWLYLFFFLYFNR
- a CDS encoding cytochrome c oxidase subunit 3, with translation MSSIHAAPAVPEKLTWAGGSEPLKASYGKIMMWFFLLSDTFTFSALLVAYGMIRFSQPAWAGAHEQFYFATTHWPIPDKVFAALPFMHGVEAPLIFVGIMTFILIFSSVTMVLAVEAGHRGDRAAVEKWLLWTIIGGFTFLGSQAWEWSHFIHGPELSLAAKDALGNPIDGANLTRNPYGPPAFADLFFFITGFHGTHVFSGVILNILVFFNTATGLYERRGHYEMVEKVGLYWHFVDLVWVFVFTFFYLV
- a CDS encoding cytochrome C oxidase subunit IV family protein produces the protein MASHGHSHGTEEKVIPPAQTGPIWKTFWILLILTAIEFAIAFTLPANGLRVAIYAGMTIVKAFYIVGEFMHLKHEVKTLMWMILLPVVFVAWLLTALIYEGGHLYY
- a CDS encoding SCO family protein, yielding MQKFIKAGILITALAVPALIFLFLKGFGENHYQLPKMVPVIDSTTGEVKMKKNPAPRWNEPEMDTVFHTIPNWTLVNEKGTPFASTSLKGSIYVADFFFTRCTSICPKMSTQLSRVQDVFAKDNEVKLLSFSVDPSHDTPEVLKQYAKEYGAIDGKWHFLTGTRQQIYPLAIKGYYIPVADASEYDKAIKTPDETFIHSEKLILVDKEGYIRGFYDGTDKKDVDRLILEIRVLQKIYETEK
- a CDS encoding DUF420 domain-containing protein, producing MSSFSIQKDKKNEKLVNILSIAIPLAVALLIGIRQKIDLGSWTRVLPHVIGILNTTTSITLIAGFLYVKKKDIENHRKMMMLSFIQGGLFLILYILYHISNPSTPYGGDGILRPIYYFFLLSHILLSIGVVWFVLRAVYYALSNQIVEHKKIVKWTFPLWLYVSVTGVIVYLMIAPYYQ